In Canis lupus dingo isolate Sandy chromosome 12, ASM325472v2, whole genome shotgun sequence, the following proteins share a genomic window:
- the TCP11 gene encoding T-complex protein 11 homolog isoform X2: MPDVEDRMPLTDPGDAECRSCRPETSAPTRDGASGVEDAPACLIDTVDDVSKLSNKVGKNRGLHMEEKVSPPSSLEDKVKETMHNAFWNHLKEQLSATPPDFSCALELLKEIKEILLSLLLPRQSRLRSEIEEALDTELLNQKAEHGALNVPHLSKYILNMMTLLCAPVRDEAVQNLENITDPVRLLRGIFQVLGLMKMDMVNYTIQSLQPHLQEHSIQHERATFQELLNKQPSLLDHTTKWLTQAAADLTMPLPTCPDTLDSTSMASSSPNEAVSSPEPLSPTMVLSQGFLNLLLWDPENEEFPETLLMDRTRLQELESQLHQLTILASVLLVASSFSGSVLFGSPQFVDKLKHITKDLMEEFKSRSADPPVSQMLFGPRCAEISLRPPWRPHCHRSRTGGTRPKVCQPNASQSESVWPLLHRDPKNPRPSSPGPGHRGGVHLNAPAQSPGPWIPGEKLIVLWGG; encoded by the exons ATGCCGGACGTCGAGGACAGAATGCCCCTGACGGACCCGGGCGACGCCGAGTGCAGGTCCTGCAGGCCCGAGACCTCCGCCCCGACCCGGGACGGCGCGAGCGGCGTGGAGGACGCCCCCGCCT GTCTGATAGACACGGTTGATGATGTTTCTAAGCTGAGCAACAAGGTTGGAAAGAATCGTGGTTTGCACATGGAAGAAAAGGTTTCGCCTCCAAGCAG TTTGGAAGATAAGGTCAAGGAGACCATGCACAATGCCTTTTGGAACCATCTCAAAGAGCAATTGTCAGCTACTCCCCCAGACTTCAGCTGTGCTCTtgaacttctgaaagaaattaaagag ATCTTGCTCTCACTGCTGTTACCACGCCAGAGCCGCCTAAGAAGTGAGATTGAAGAAGCACTGGATACAGAGCTCCTCAATCAGAAAGCAGAACATGGAGCCCTGAATGTCCCTCATCTCTCTAAGTACATTCTCAACATGATGACTTTGCTGTGCGCACCAGTTCGAGACGAAGCAGTACAGAATCTAGAGAACATTACGGACCCTGTTCGGTTGCTGAG AGGGATCTTCCAGGTTCTGGGGCTGATGAAAATGGACATGGTGAACTACACTATCCAGAGCCTTCAGCCTCACCTGCAGGAACATTCCATCCAGCACGAACGGGCTACGTTCCAGGAACTCCTCAATAAACAGCCAA GTCTCCTAGATCACACCACCAAGTGGCTGACCCAAGCAGCAGCAGACCTCACCATGCCACTCCCGACTTGCCCCGACACTTTGGACTCCACCAGTATGGCCTCCTCCTCCCCGAACGAGGCAGTCAGCAGCCCAGAGCCCCTTAGCCCTACAATGGTGCTATCGCAGGGTTTCCTGAACCTCCTTCTCTGGGACCCGGAAAATGAAGAGTTCCCTGAG ACACTGCTGATGGACAGGACCCGGCTGCAGGAGCTGGAGTCTCAGTTGCACCAGTTGACCATCCTGGCCTCAGTTCTGCTAGTGGCCAGTAGTTTCTCAGGCAGTGTTTTGTTTGGCTCACCTCAGTTTGTGGATAAGCTGAAACATATAACCAAAGACCTGATGGAGGAGTTTAAGTCCAG ATCAGCGGATCCACCTGTTTCTCAAATGCTGTTTGGTCCTCGGTGTGCAGAGATCTCTCTTAGACCTCCCTGGAGGCCTCACTGTCATCGAAGCAGAACTGGCGGAACTAGGCCAAAAGTTTGTCAGCCTAACGCATCACAATCAGAAAGTGTTTGGCCCCTACTACACAGAGATCCTAAAAACCCTCGTCcctccagcccaggccctggACACAGAGGTGGAGTCCATCTGAATGCACCAGCTCAAAGCCCTGGCCCCTGGATCCCAGGAGAGAAGCTCATCGTTCTCTGGGGTGGCTGA
- the TCP11 gene encoding T-complex protein 11 homolog isoform X1, with protein MPDVEDRMPLTDPGDAECRSCRPETSAPTRDGASGVEDAPACLIDTVDDVSKLSNKVGKNRGLHMEEKVSPPSSLEDKVKETMHNAFWNHLKEQLSATPPDFSCALELLKEIKEILLSLLLPRQSRLRSEIEEALDTELLNQKAEHGALNVPHLSKYILNMMTLLCAPVRDEAVQNLENITDPVRLLRGIFQVLGLMKMDMVNYTIQSLQPHLQEHSIQHERATFQELLNKQPSLLDHTTKWLTQAAADLTMPLPTCPDTLDSTSMASSSPNEAVSSPEPLSPTMVLSQGFLNLLLWDPENEEFPETLLMDRTRLQELESQLHQLTILASVLLVASSFSGSVLFGSPQFVDKLKHITKDLMEEFKSRPEEALQTVSEQVSQEIHQSLKNMGLAALSSDNTASLIGQLQNIAKKENCVRSVIDQRIHLFLKCCLVLGVQRSLLDLPGGLTVIEAELAELGQKFVSLTHHNQKVFGPYYTEILKTLVPPAQALDTEVESI; from the exons ATGCCGGACGTCGAGGACAGAATGCCCCTGACGGACCCGGGCGACGCCGAGTGCAGGTCCTGCAGGCCCGAGACCTCCGCCCCGACCCGGGACGGCGCGAGCGGCGTGGAGGACGCCCCCGCCT GTCTGATAGACACGGTTGATGATGTTTCTAAGCTGAGCAACAAGGTTGGAAAGAATCGTGGTTTGCACATGGAAGAAAAGGTTTCGCCTCCAAGCAG TTTGGAAGATAAGGTCAAGGAGACCATGCACAATGCCTTTTGGAACCATCTCAAAGAGCAATTGTCAGCTACTCCCCCAGACTTCAGCTGTGCTCTtgaacttctgaaagaaattaaagag ATCTTGCTCTCACTGCTGTTACCACGCCAGAGCCGCCTAAGAAGTGAGATTGAAGAAGCACTGGATACAGAGCTCCTCAATCAGAAAGCAGAACATGGAGCCCTGAATGTCCCTCATCTCTCTAAGTACATTCTCAACATGATGACTTTGCTGTGCGCACCAGTTCGAGACGAAGCAGTACAGAATCTAGAGAACATTACGGACCCTGTTCGGTTGCTGAG AGGGATCTTCCAGGTTCTGGGGCTGATGAAAATGGACATGGTGAACTACACTATCCAGAGCCTTCAGCCTCACCTGCAGGAACATTCCATCCAGCACGAACGGGCTACGTTCCAGGAACTCCTCAATAAACAGCCAA GTCTCCTAGATCACACCACCAAGTGGCTGACCCAAGCAGCAGCAGACCTCACCATGCCACTCCCGACTTGCCCCGACACTTTGGACTCCACCAGTATGGCCTCCTCCTCCCCGAACGAGGCAGTCAGCAGCCCAGAGCCCCTTAGCCCTACAATGGTGCTATCGCAGGGTTTCCTGAACCTCCTTCTCTGGGACCCGGAAAATGAAGAGTTCCCTGAG ACACTGCTGATGGACAGGACCCGGCTGCAGGAGCTGGAGTCTCAGTTGCACCAGTTGACCATCCTGGCCTCAGTTCTGCTAGTGGCCAGTAGTTTCTCAGGCAGTGTTTTGTTTGGCTCACCTCAGTTTGTGGATAAGCTGAAACATATAACCAAAGACCTGATGGAGGAGTTTAAGTCCAG GCCTGAGGAGGCTCTGCAGACTGTGAGTGAACAGGTGTCTCAGGAAATCCATCAAAGCCTCAAGAACATGGGCCTTGCTGCTCTGAGCAGTGACAACACAGCATCTCTGATAGGACAGCTCCAGAACATTGCCAAGAAGGAAAATTGTGTCCGCAGTGTCATTG ATCAGCGGATCCACCTGTTTCTCAAATGCTGTTTGGTCCTCGGTGTGCAGAGATCTCTCTTAGACCTCCCTGGAGGCCTCACTGTCATCGAAGCAGAACTGGCGGAACTAGGCCAAAAGTTTGTCAGCCTAACGCATCACAATCAGAAAGTGTTTGGCCCCTACTACACAGAGATCCTAAAAACCCTCGTCcctccagcccaggccctggACACAGAGGTGGAGTCCATCTGA
- the TCP11 gene encoding T-complex protein 11 homolog isoform X3 has protein sequence MEEKVSPPSSLEDKVKETMHNAFWNHLKEQLSATPPDFSCALELLKEIKEILLSLLLPRQSRLRSEIEEALDTELLNQKAEHGALNVPHLSKYILNMMTLLCAPVRDEAVQNLENITDPVRLLRGIFQVLGLMKMDMVNYTIQSLQPHLQEHSIQHERATFQELLNKQPSLLDHTTKWLTQAAADLTMPLPTCPDTLDSTSMASSSPNEAVSSPEPLSPTMVLSQGFLNLLLWDPENEEFPETLLMDRTRLQELESQLHQLTILASVLLVASSFSGSVLFGSPQFVDKLKHITKDLMEEFKSRPEEALQTVSEQVSQEIHQSLKNMGLAALSSDNTASLIGQLQNIAKKENCVRSVIDQRIHLFLKCCLVLGVQRSLLDLPGGLTVIEAELAELGQKFVSLTHHNQKVFGPYYTEILKTLVPPAQALDTEVESI, from the exons ATGGAAGAAAAGGTTTCGCCTCCAAGCAG TTTGGAAGATAAGGTCAAGGAGACCATGCACAATGCCTTTTGGAACCATCTCAAAGAGCAATTGTCAGCTACTCCCCCAGACTTCAGCTGTGCTCTtgaacttctgaaagaaattaaagag ATCTTGCTCTCACTGCTGTTACCACGCCAGAGCCGCCTAAGAAGTGAGATTGAAGAAGCACTGGATACAGAGCTCCTCAATCAGAAAGCAGAACATGGAGCCCTGAATGTCCCTCATCTCTCTAAGTACATTCTCAACATGATGACTTTGCTGTGCGCACCAGTTCGAGACGAAGCAGTACAGAATCTAGAGAACATTACGGACCCTGTTCGGTTGCTGAG AGGGATCTTCCAGGTTCTGGGGCTGATGAAAATGGACATGGTGAACTACACTATCCAGAGCCTTCAGCCTCACCTGCAGGAACATTCCATCCAGCACGAACGGGCTACGTTCCAGGAACTCCTCAATAAACAGCCAA GTCTCCTAGATCACACCACCAAGTGGCTGACCCAAGCAGCAGCAGACCTCACCATGCCACTCCCGACTTGCCCCGACACTTTGGACTCCACCAGTATGGCCTCCTCCTCCCCGAACGAGGCAGTCAGCAGCCCAGAGCCCCTTAGCCCTACAATGGTGCTATCGCAGGGTTTCCTGAACCTCCTTCTCTGGGACCCGGAAAATGAAGAGTTCCCTGAG ACACTGCTGATGGACAGGACCCGGCTGCAGGAGCTGGAGTCTCAGTTGCACCAGTTGACCATCCTGGCCTCAGTTCTGCTAGTGGCCAGTAGTTTCTCAGGCAGTGTTTTGTTTGGCTCACCTCAGTTTGTGGATAAGCTGAAACATATAACCAAAGACCTGATGGAGGAGTTTAAGTCCAG GCCTGAGGAGGCTCTGCAGACTGTGAGTGAACAGGTGTCTCAGGAAATCCATCAAAGCCTCAAGAACATGGGCCTTGCTGCTCTGAGCAGTGACAACACAGCATCTCTGATAGGACAGCTCCAGAACATTGCCAAGAAGGAAAATTGTGTCCGCAGTGTCATTG ATCAGCGGATCCACCTGTTTCTCAAATGCTGTTTGGTCCTCGGTGTGCAGAGATCTCTCTTAGACCTCCCTGGAGGCCTCACTGTCATCGAAGCAGAACTGGCGGAACTAGGCCAAAAGTTTGTCAGCCTAACGCATCACAATCAGAAAGTGTTTGGCCCCTACTACACAGAGATCCTAAAAACCCTCGTCcctccagcccaggccctggACACAGAGGTGGAGTCCATCTGA
- the TCP11 gene encoding T-complex protein 11 homolog isoform X4 has translation MMTLLCAPVRDEAVQNLENITDPVRLLRGIFQVLGLMKMDMVNYTIQSLQPHLQEHSIQHERATFQELLNKQPSLLDHTTKWLTQAAADLTMPLPTCPDTLDSTSMASSSPNEAVSSPEPLSPTMVLSQGFLNLLLWDPENEEFPETLLMDRTRLQELESQLHQLTILASVLLVASSFSGSVLFGSPQFVDKLKHITKDLMEEFKSRPEEALQTVSEQVSQEIHQSLKNMGLAALSSDNTASLIGQLQNIAKKENCVRSVIDQRIHLFLKCCLVLGVQRSLLDLPGGLTVIEAELAELGQKFVSLTHHNQKVFGPYYTEILKTLVPPAQALDTEVESI, from the exons ATGATGACTTTGCTGTGCGCACCAGTTCGAGACGAAGCAGTACAGAATCTAGAGAACATTACGGACCCTGTTCGGTTGCTGAG AGGGATCTTCCAGGTTCTGGGGCTGATGAAAATGGACATGGTGAACTACACTATCCAGAGCCTTCAGCCTCACCTGCAGGAACATTCCATCCAGCACGAACGGGCTACGTTCCAGGAACTCCTCAATAAACAGCCAA GTCTCCTAGATCACACCACCAAGTGGCTGACCCAAGCAGCAGCAGACCTCACCATGCCACTCCCGACTTGCCCCGACACTTTGGACTCCACCAGTATGGCCTCCTCCTCCCCGAACGAGGCAGTCAGCAGCCCAGAGCCCCTTAGCCCTACAATGGTGCTATCGCAGGGTTTCCTGAACCTCCTTCTCTGGGACCCGGAAAATGAAGAGTTCCCTGAG ACACTGCTGATGGACAGGACCCGGCTGCAGGAGCTGGAGTCTCAGTTGCACCAGTTGACCATCCTGGCCTCAGTTCTGCTAGTGGCCAGTAGTTTCTCAGGCAGTGTTTTGTTTGGCTCACCTCAGTTTGTGGATAAGCTGAAACATATAACCAAAGACCTGATGGAGGAGTTTAAGTCCAG GCCTGAGGAGGCTCTGCAGACTGTGAGTGAACAGGTGTCTCAGGAAATCCATCAAAGCCTCAAGAACATGGGCCTTGCTGCTCTGAGCAGTGACAACACAGCATCTCTGATAGGACAGCTCCAGAACATTGCCAAGAAGGAAAATTGTGTCCGCAGTGTCATTG ATCAGCGGATCCACCTGTTTCTCAAATGCTGTTTGGTCCTCGGTGTGCAGAGATCTCTCTTAGACCTCCCTGGAGGCCTCACTGTCATCGAAGCAGAACTGGCGGAACTAGGCCAAAAGTTTGTCAGCCTAACGCATCACAATCAGAAAGTGTTTGGCCCCTACTACACAGAGATCCTAAAAACCCTCGTCcctccagcccaggccctggACACAGAGGTGGAGTCCATCTGA